A DNA window from Thermococcus sp. 4557 contains the following coding sequences:
- a CDS encoding 60S ribosomal export protein NMD3: MSERFCYRCGISESEGGPLIDGLCQVCFRKENPVLLIENEVNTELCQNCGSYRKRGVWVDPASYDLEELIFEVAENALMEALEDSFSEKIVEYEMVSPEELDEIDELPVGRAAVAFEPADFHLEHFPAIVAYAVRVKARIHELQRELHDETKHVTVYVRQTVCPRCSKFLGGYFEAILQVRAEGRPLTEEERKAIGKLVEEKVDEIMRRDRMGFIQDTIEKEEGMDFYMGSTSSARKLAQAIKERFGGTISEAYELVGVDRQTSKEVHRASVSIRIPKFQRGDLVMDRRGNVYTVEGVDGKGMTLTNLVTRETERRDWKTVKREGIDAVEGERKEAMVTSITPTEVQLMDMETYETYELEKPRMELREGEVYRMVEVKGRKYFLDRKE, translated from the coding sequence ATGAGCGAGAGATTCTGCTACAGGTGCGGGATAAGCGAGAGCGAAGGGGGGCCGCTGATAGACGGGCTCTGCCAGGTCTGCTTCAGAAAGGAGAACCCGGTTTTGCTGATTGAGAATGAGGTCAACACGGAGCTCTGCCAGAACTGCGGGAGCTACAGAAAGAGGGGCGTCTGGGTTGATCCGGCGAGCTATGACCTTGAGGAGCTTATATTCGAAGTGGCCGAAAACGCCCTCATGGAGGCCCTCGAGGATTCCTTCAGCGAGAAAATCGTGGAGTACGAGATGGTCTCCCCGGAGGAACTTGACGAAATTGACGAGCTTCCTGTTGGACGGGCCGCGGTGGCCTTTGAACCCGCTGATTTTCACCTTGAACACTTTCCGGCGATAGTGGCCTATGCGGTCCGTGTAAAAGCCAGGATTCACGAGCTCCAGCGCGAGCTCCACGACGAGACCAAACACGTTACCGTCTATGTCCGCCAGACCGTCTGTCCGCGCTGTTCCAAGTTCCTCGGCGGCTACTTCGAGGCCATACTCCAGGTCCGTGCCGAGGGCAGGCCGCTGACTGAGGAGGAAAGAAAGGCCATAGGAAAGCTCGTCGAGGAGAAGGTGGACGAGATAATGCGCAGGGACAGGATGGGCTTCATCCAGGACACCATAGAGAAGGAGGAGGGCATGGACTTCTACATGGGCTCTACTTCAAGTGCCAGAAAGCTCGCCCAGGCGATAAAGGAGCGCTTCGGGGGCACGATAAGCGAGGCCTACGAGCTGGTCGGCGTTGACAGACAGACCAGTAAGGAGGTTCACCGCGCGAGCGTGAGCATCAGGATTCCGAAGTTTCAGAGGGGTGACCTGGTGATGGACAGGCGCGGCAACGTTTACACCGTGGAGGGCGTGGACGGAAAGGGTATGACGCTCACCAACCTGGTCACCCGTGAGACGGAGCGCCGCGACTGGAAGACCGTGAAGCGGGAGGGCATAGATGCGGTGGAGGGCGAAAGAAAGGAAGCCATGGTGACCAGTATAACTCCGACCGAGGTCCAGCTAATGGACATGGAGACGTATGAAACCTATGAGCTGGAGAAGCCGCGCATGGAGCTCAGAGAAGGCGAAGTCTATCGCATGGTGGAGGTTAAGGGCAGAAAATACTTCCTGGACCGGAAGGAATGA
- a CDS encoding DUF424 domain-containing protein, whose protein sequence is MIYVKIYRVQGEVLLAACDEELLGKTFREGDLKLEVKERFYRGELVEEDALGSLLQEATIANLTGERCVSKAIELGYVDEDRVLRIQGVPHAQMARLFL, encoded by the coding sequence ATGATATACGTTAAAATATACCGGGTTCAGGGGGAGGTTCTCCTCGCGGCATGTGATGAGGAGCTCCTCGGGAAGACCTTCAGGGAGGGCGACCTCAAGCTCGAGGTCAAGGAGCGGTTTTATCGGGGAGAACTTGTTGAGGAAGATGCCCTTGGCTCCCTGCTTCAAGAAGCCACAATCGCCAACCTCACCGGTGAACGCTGCGTCTCCAAGGCAATAGAGCTCGGCTACGTTGATGAGGACAGGGTTCTCAGAATCCAGGGCGTTCCACACGCTCAGATGGCCCGGCTCTTCCTCTGA
- a CDS encoding S8 family serine peptidase, protein MIHISATKDIGASLRGVDVVGKTEFMGNFVYLALIPVKEDSINALMKIASIPEVDGITRSSPFDPIDMEKNDEVSAKSVPIPHSKFADRVRNWKPGSEMLDGKKVATFHGLVEGKLKELQRNSPAVNGMATIAVPEVNPAAAEPEPEDIFAVYHHGSYNTWLNLNVTGEGVKVAVIDSGVDFGNPDLQDAYAVDTNPSSPYYGWPIAFDDNSLLYYLILGATFPDAYTYTGYLYSWYSPTIVNVTPYIIPGYFGIGYKGNFTTVFTSMSLANIPDDSERTQVVYNTLQWVGNVSNVLLVDDDGGDSLEVFYETALNAIGVNYTYYEVPNETANGPNLTVLSNYSLVIWFTGAAWYSTLTDSDVGNLTAYLNGGGKLWLISEDYLYDGGFDNTTIKYNFTMNYLHVADAIQDFPVPTILYDYAGGPYHGGEVYWGIYQSPTDMFADYIFPDDSATPLLVGYTAYAYDTLLGGFYADIKLPLNDDLSVPTTSGIMKLGLHPDIALWTDWFGGYILVTDPNSNQTYDTVYADIAPATVTDFNKDVGHTKDNPVIQLDFWDSMNGEFGQDSYADLSGGMIYYIADGKTPIPYSDVVAERWGMPLTIPANGELVAFMIGNVYTGGGDHGTLCAAAVGARGRTFYGRTFGNAIDSKIIAEGSMYQGGSWIDYVYFAVEGYDGKPGTGDEAQIVSNSYGASATISKGYTWEDRFLYYITNIYAPTTTFFFAAGNGGPGYGTVTSEGASPFVITVGASVEWGYRGFFGYDDGPWQQFGANYGDAADFSNKGPNALGQPDPDVLAVGEFALGSLALNSVGDGFWASDLWSGTSLATPMASGIAALVYQAYYETHGTWPTAKEVKEILMSTAKNVNHDVFTQGAGFLDAYSAVEAAKNMDGIVVSPSEWAAGKTDYDGFANVLYPGQSDSQTFTVKNMNPNSSKEVNVSAEVFQKIGEVEFDVVGNSWGYYRIDQFIPNDTDLMKVTLYTSYDNFDNNSDYVADAYPWFRIWDLTFVDGNATLNLLQQASKEGDVASAMLGNPLQKYHDMMFIQIRDIMLLYGKTSMYPAKVKLEFYKRVPWDWVTIDRDSITIKPDGTGTFTAMITVPQDTPYGIYEGAIYLKHDGKETTIPVSVVVASPTSEFEFGGNNESNGLYDNGNVYGYFDWGWRYESGDWRLFYFNVPEVKEGSYVLADVAWDGTITDINLHLLGPSVDVWSMKYPDVMGPYSLKEVGRSDDGYVGAGLFIYQTSSGTNEELIAGKASEGLHALWLHNVLFDGNASYRTFYGRVGMARLYPENWVEVLDSRVGEKTFNVELPEWAGDLSVMATGFSTPSVYQNIVAPPTGDSDYYTVNVTTSPVLDVQLTSIWDDLAGVDLDLYVYYNASGTLIEVGSSLTATADEHVSLSFPYPGQYVIKVYSYSNPSPGNATYDLMITTIEGNELIVKNVTKTDTGYTVDMMYNLTDEHLSASTPLNGIILMGTSKNPILFQIPVTITPVPYDVRLTGIETSSVPDINGNYEITTYVTNDGPYNATNVQVTLFRDGLPTDVQVTIPLVQPGDVYAVTFSVPVADITMHSYNIVLSAPQDVNPDNNEMTVYARAVDENNVPWVYSIGESIGEASITKVIDAGRIYYITVNGEHGTKVTVLLKLPTDTTYYHVNSEDADILNVSARKVSDGLLLYVTMRLNSPGTIRVDYRTQSDYTRLSTMNYVWYMLYWRYDQKFDPLYQKAVELGVDNETLQEAMHYKELADQYYEEAEKYITPGRDSLAIAALPYMRKAYVNILKAYKILEQAVEDIENSEG, encoded by the coding sequence ATGATTCACATTTCTGCCACTAAGGACATTGGGGCTTCTCTCAGGGGCGTTGACGTCGTTGGCAAGACCGAGTTCATGGGCAACTTCGTCTATCTTGCTCTAATCCCGGTCAAGGAGGACAGCATTAACGCGCTCATGAAAATAGCCTCGATTCCCGAGGTTGATGGGATAACCCGGAGCTCGCCATTCGATCCGATTGATATGGAGAAAAACGACGAGGTATCTGCCAAGTCAGTGCCCATCCCGCACTCAAAGTTCGCGGACAGGGTCAGGAACTGGAAGCCGGGAAGCGAGATGCTGGATGGGAAGAAAGTTGCGACTTTCCACGGACTCGTTGAAGGAAAGCTGAAGGAACTTCAGAGGAACAGCCCCGCGGTTAACGGCATGGCAACCATAGCGGTTCCCGAGGTTAATCCGGCGGCCGCTGAGCCCGAGCCGGAGGACATCTTTGCCGTCTACCACCACGGCTCATACAACACGTGGCTCAACCTCAACGTCACCGGAGAGGGTGTAAAGGTTGCTGTCATCGACAGCGGCGTTGACTTTGGTAACCCGGACCTCCAGGATGCCTACGCCGTGGACACGAACCCGTCCTCCCCGTACTACGGCTGGCCAATAGCCTTTGATGACAACTCGCTGCTGTACTACCTGATCCTTGGAGCGACCTTCCCTGATGCGTACACCTACACGGGGTACCTGTACTCCTGGTACTCCCCGACCATAGTCAATGTTACACCTTACATCATTCCGGGATACTTTGGCATAGGCTATAAGGGCAACTTCACCACGGTGTTTACCTCGATGAGTCTCGCAAACATACCGGACGACAGTGAGAGGACCCAGGTTGTGTACAACACCCTCCAGTGGGTTGGAAACGTTAGCAACGTCCTCCTCGTTGACGATGACGGTGGAGACTCCCTTGAAGTCTTCTACGAGACCGCGCTGAATGCGATAGGAGTCAACTACACCTACTACGAGGTTCCAAACGAGACCGCCAACGGTCCCAACTTGACGGTCCTCAGCAACTACAGCCTTGTCATATGGTTCACGGGTGCCGCTTGGTACAGCACCCTTACTGACTCCGACGTTGGCAACCTCACCGCCTATCTCAACGGCGGTGGGAAGCTCTGGCTCATAAGCGAGGACTACCTCTATGACGGCGGTTTCGACAACACAACCATCAAGTACAACTTCACCATGAACTACCTGCACGTTGCCGACGCCATTCAGGACTTCCCCGTCCCCACGATTCTCTACGACTACGCCGGCGGCCCGTATCACGGCGGTGAGGTTTACTGGGGAATTTACCAGAGCCCAACCGACATGTTCGCCGACTACATCTTCCCCGACGATAGTGCCACACCGCTCCTTGTCGGATACACCGCCTATGCGTATGATACTCTCCTCGGAGGATTTTATGCTGACATTAAACTACCTCTAAACGACGACCTCAGCGTTCCCACCACCAGCGGAATAATGAAGCTCGGCCTCCACCCGGACATAGCGCTCTGGACCGACTGGTTTGGAGGATACATACTTGTCACCGACCCGAACTCTAACCAGACCTACGACACGGTTTATGCGGACATAGCTCCGGCTACTGTCACTGACTTCAACAAGGACGTCGGCCACACCAAGGATAACCCTGTGATACAGCTCGACTTCTGGGATTCCATGAATGGAGAGTTCGGTCAGGACAGCTACGCAGACCTTTCAGGAGGCATGATCTACTACATAGCCGATGGAAAGACTCCGATACCGTACTCTGACGTGGTTGCTGAGAGATGGGGCATGCCCCTCACTATACCCGCCAACGGTGAGCTCGTCGCGTTCATGATCGGCAACGTATACACCGGCGGAGGTGACCACGGAACCCTCTGTGCCGCTGCCGTTGGGGCTAGGGGTAGAACTTTCTACGGGCGGACCTTTGGTAACGCCATAGACTCCAAGATAATTGCTGAGGGATCGATGTACCAGGGTGGAAGCTGGATTGACTACGTGTACTTCGCCGTTGAGGGATACGATGGAAAACCCGGAACCGGCGACGAGGCCCAGATAGTCAGCAACAGCTACGGCGCGTCTGCGACCATAAGCAAAGGATACACCTGGGAGGACAGGTTCCTTTATTACATAACGAACATCTACGCCCCAACGACGACCTTCTTCTTCGCGGCGGGTAACGGTGGACCCGGCTATGGAACCGTCACGAGTGAGGGCGCTTCCCCGTTCGTGATAACGGTGGGTGCGTCTGTTGAATGGGGATACAGGGGCTTCTTTGGATATGACGATGGCCCGTGGCAGCAGTTCGGCGCGAACTACGGTGACGCAGCGGACTTCTCCAACAAGGGACCGAACGCCCTGGGACAGCCAGACCCTGATGTCCTTGCCGTAGGTGAGTTCGCACTGGGCAGCTTGGCCCTTAACTCGGTTGGAGATGGATTCTGGGCCAGTGACCTCTGGAGTGGAACCAGTCTCGCCACCCCGATGGCATCGGGAATAGCTGCACTCGTGTACCAGGCCTACTACGAGACCCACGGCACCTGGCCAACTGCTAAGGAGGTCAAGGAGATACTCATGAGCACCGCCAAGAACGTCAACCACGACGTCTTCACCCAGGGTGCTGGATTCCTCGACGCTTACAGCGCCGTTGAGGCCGCAAAGAACATGGACGGTATAGTGGTTTCACCGTCCGAGTGGGCCGCAGGAAAGACGGACTATGATGGGTTTGCCAACGTTCTGTATCCAGGACAGAGCGACTCCCAGACGTTTACCGTCAAGAACATGAACCCCAACAGCTCAAAGGAGGTCAACGTTTCCGCGGAGGTCTTCCAGAAGATAGGTGAGGTTGAGTTCGACGTTGTCGGAAACTCCTGGGGCTACTACAGAATAGACCAGTTCATTCCGAACGACACCGATCTCATGAAGGTGACCCTGTACACTTCCTATGATAACTTCGACAACAACAGCGACTACGTCGCGGATGCCTATCCGTGGTTCAGGATCTGGGATCTGACCTTTGTGGACGGCAACGCCACCCTCAACCTGCTCCAGCAGGCTTCGAAGGAGGGTGACGTGGCCTCTGCAATGCTCGGCAACCCGCTCCAGAAGTACCACGACATGATGTTCATCCAGATAAGGGACATAATGCTCCTCTACGGCAAGACCAGCATGTACCCGGCCAAGGTTAAGCTGGAGTTCTACAAGAGGGTTCCTTGGGACTGGGTCACCATTGACAGGGACAGCATCACTATAAAGCCGGATGGAACCGGTACGTTCACTGCCATGATAACAGTCCCACAGGACACCCCGTACGGCATCTACGAGGGTGCCATATATCTCAAGCACGATGGTAAGGAGACGACCATACCGGTCAGCGTTGTTGTGGCGTCACCCACCTCCGAGTTCGAATTCGGAGGCAACAACGAATCAAACGGCCTCTACGATAACGGCAACGTCTACGGATACTTTGACTGGGGCTGGAGGTACGAGAGCGGTGACTGGAGGTTGTTCTACTTCAACGTGCCGGAGGTCAAGGAGGGCAGCTATGTGCTCGCCGACGTCGCATGGGACGGCACGATAACCGATATCAACCTGCACCTCCTCGGTCCGAGCGTTGATGTGTGGAGCATGAAATACCCGGATGTCATGGGACCGTACTCCTTGAAGGAAGTCGGTAGGAGCGATGACGGATACGTGGGAGCGGGACTATTCATCTACCAGACCTCCAGCGGCACCAACGAGGAGCTTATAGCTGGTAAGGCCTCAGAGGGACTCCACGCACTCTGGCTCCACAACGTTCTCTTCGACGGCAACGCTAGCTACAGGACGTTCTACGGCCGTGTGGGCATGGCAAGGCTTTATCCGGAGAACTGGGTTGAGGTTCTCGACTCGAGGGTTGGTGAGAAGACCTTTAACGTGGAGCTGCCGGAGTGGGCCGGAGACCTCTCTGTGATGGCTACCGGCTTCAGCACACCATCAGTCTACCAGAACATAGTGGCCCCGCCGACTGGAGACTCTGACTACTACACGGTGAACGTCACCACTTCGCCGGTCCTCGATGTACAGCTCACCAGCATCTGGGACGACCTCGCGGGAGTTGACCTTGACCTGTACGTCTATTACAACGCCAGCGGCACCCTGATCGAGGTTGGAAGCTCGCTGACCGCAACCGCTGACGAGCACGTCTCACTGAGCTTCCCGTACCCAGGCCAGTATGTGATTAAGGTTTACTCCTACAGCAACCCCTCTCCAGGAAACGCCACTTACGACCTCATGATAACCACAATAGAGGGCAACGAGCTCATCGTCAAGAACGTCACCAAGACCGACACTGGATACACTGTCGACATGATGTACAACCTCACGGATGAGCACCTCAGCGCCAGCACACCTCTGAACGGAATAATATTAATGGGAACCAGCAAGAACCCAATACTGTTCCAGATTCCGGTCACCATAACCCCGGTGCCGTACGATGTCAGACTCACCGGCATCGAGACCAGTAGCGTTCCGGACATCAACGGTAACTACGAGATCACAACCTACGTCACCAACGATGGACCCTACAACGCCACAAACGTTCAGGTAACGCTCTTCAGAGACGGCCTGCCGACCGACGTCCAGGTAACGATCCCACTTGTGCAGCCGGGAGACGTTTACGCGGTGACGTTTAGCGTACCTGTGGCTGACATCACCATGCACTCATACAACATCGTGCTCTCCGCTCCACAGGACGTCAACCCGGACAACAACGAGATGACCGTGTACGCCAGGGCCGTTGATGAGAACAATGTGCCTTGGGTCTACTCGATAGGCGAGAGCATCGGAGAAGCCTCCATCACCAAGGTCATCGACGCCGGCAGGATATACTACATCACCGTGAACGGAGAACACGGCACCAAGGTTACTGTGCTCCTCAAGCTGCCTACAGATACGACCTACTACCACGTCAACAGCGAGGACGCCGACATCCTGAATGTGAGCGCGAGAAAAGTCTCCGATGGTCTGCTGCTCTACGTGACGATGCGCCTTAACTCCCCGGGAACGATCAGGGTTGACTACAGAACACAGTCCGACTACACTAGGCTCTCCACCATGAACTACGTCTGGTACATGCTTTACTGGAGGTACGACCAGAAGTTCGACCCGCTCTACCAGAAGGCCGTCGAGCTCGGTGTTGACAACGAGACCCTCCAGGAGGCCATGCACTACAAGGAGCTCGCGGACCAGTACTACGAGGAGGCAGAGAAGTACATCACTCCTGGCAGGGACAGCCTGGCGATAGCGGCGCTGCCGTACATGCGCAAGGCCTACGTCAACATCCTCAAGGCATACAAGATCCTTGAACAGGCCGTGGAGGATATTGAAAACTCCGAGGGCTGA
- a CDS encoding glycosyltransferase family 39 protein, with protein MEKKSLIFLIPLLLALCVSLLTMPPSNTITYDGALYIDIARNLAEDITDFTYQGIYMMYRPPLYPYTLSIPYRSIHEPYSQLTVARTVSMLFFALTAVLTYLLTVEMFGDPLKGVAASLFYIFNPLAFTMATRELVHSEFTFFYTLAVYLFYTGRKRGAPYRIYLSFVSAGLAILTRYTGLSILGVFIAYLWLTDHWEWVKKREYWVGFVILGLTLAPWLYMGHLHYGGPFRPFSVASRVVTLDRPVSVSDYLHLLREDVGLLLPALAALGFIRLKKDDKGWLLVSWLFVGLMGILTVTHKETRFITFLSPAIGILAAEGVWLTGDIIKAVSGRTGRRIGTGRTALVVLILALILTVPIAARATGLKETWNRFGRYESEVVGYAATTYGGEKILVSPGMYTVAGFYYPHAAVDMLLDRKTVLDKISQGYYDTIILKEPTDHLNIEESGNYDLAVEFYDGKFKIYIKKEN; from the coding sequence ATGGAAAAGAAGTCACTGATATTCCTGATTCCATTACTTTTGGCCCTGTGCGTCAGCCTGCTGACGATGCCCCCGTCAAACACTATAACATACGACGGCGCGCTCTACATAGACATAGCGAGGAACCTCGCGGAGGACATCACGGACTTCACTTATCAGGGAATCTACATGATGTACCGGCCGCCGCTCTATCCCTACACCCTCTCGATTCCATACCGCTCCATCCATGAGCCGTACTCACAGCTCACCGTCGCCCGGACAGTCTCGATGCTGTTCTTCGCATTAACCGCGGTGCTGACCTACCTGCTCACGGTGGAGATGTTCGGGGACCCACTCAAAGGCGTCGCCGCGAGTCTGTTCTACATCTTCAACCCCCTGGCGTTCACCATGGCGACCAGGGAGCTCGTGCACAGCGAGTTTACATTCTTCTACACCCTGGCGGTCTATCTGTTCTACACGGGCAGAAAGCGGGGCGCCCCATACAGGATATACCTATCCTTCGTATCCGCGGGCCTCGCCATCCTGACCCGCTACACCGGACTCTCCATACTCGGGGTATTCATAGCGTATCTGTGGCTCACCGACCACTGGGAATGGGTTAAGAAGAGGGAGTACTGGGTTGGCTTCGTCATCCTCGGCCTCACCCTCGCCCCCTGGCTTTACATGGGGCACCTGCACTATGGAGGCCCCTTCAGGCCGTTCAGCGTGGCATCGAGGGTGGTGACGCTTGACAGACCCGTTTCGGTGTCGGACTACCTGCACCTGCTCCGCGAGGACGTTGGCCTTCTGCTTCCGGCACTCGCAGCCCTGGGCTTCATCCGACTCAAAAAGGATGACAAGGGCTGGCTGCTCGTAAGCTGGCTCTTCGTGGGGCTCATGGGGATACTGACGGTAACCCACAAGGAGACGCGCTTCATAACGTTCCTCTCACCGGCGATTGGAATACTCGCAGCGGAGGGGGTGTGGCTGACAGGGGACATCATCAAGGCAGTCTCCGGGAGGACAGGAAGGAGAATCGGGACAGGCCGCACGGCTCTTGTCGTTCTCATCCTGGCGCTGATACTAACGGTGCCAATAGCCGCCCGGGCGACAGGACTGAAGGAGACGTGGAACAGATTTGGAAGATACGAATCCGAGGTCGTAGGCTACGCCGCGACAACATACGGTGGCGAAAAGATCCTAGTCTCACCGGGTATGTACACGGTGGCGGGCTTCTACTACCCCCACGCCGCCGTGGATATGCTGCTCGACAGGAAGACCGTCCTCGACAAAATCTCGCAGGGGTACTACGACACCATCATACTGAAGGAGCCGACGGACCACCTAAACATCGAGGAGAGCGGGAACTATGACCTCGCCGTGGAGTTCTACGATGGAAAGTTCAAGATATACATCAAAAAGGAGAATTAG